The Rhododendron vialii isolate Sample 1 chromosome 6a, ASM3025357v1 genome includes a window with the following:
- the LOC131328451 gene encoding protein FAR1-RELATED SEQUENCE 5-like — MQQLGDANVPPFQQMSILELQSGGLQNVGFTKKDLYNDRRDKKKLVNGHDGNMMHEYLQSEKEKNPGFAFTFETDDEQMVTHYFLADATCRKSYKYFGDVVVFDSTYDTNKYSLIFAPIVGVNHHEQTMLFRCAFLSDETCESFEWFFKEWLKAMLRGPPKMIITDQDPAMAKAIASTLSNTYHRLCIWHIVNKFFQKLGALAYVQHYETFKKCIWNSENPNEFEARWLEIVQKAHLSSNEWLNDMYTICARWIPAYTKHIFSAHMTSSQRSESDHAFFKRYVSKNNSLLEFVTRFDRHFQIYGIMNWI, encoded by the coding sequence ATGCAACAACTTGGAGATGCCAATGTGCCACCTTTTCAACAAATGAGTATTTTGGAGTTGCAAAGTGGAGGTcttcaaaatgttggatttaCAAAAAAAGATCTTTACAATGATAGAAGGGATAAGAAGAAATTAGTAAATGGACATGACGGGAATATGATGCATGAGTATTTGCAGagcgaaaaagaaaagaatcccGGGTTTGCGTTTACATTCGAGACAGATGATGAGCAGATGGTGACGCATTATTTTTTGGCCGATGCGACTTGTAGAAAGTCATACAAGTATTTTGGAGACGTGGTGGTGTTTGATAGTACCTACGACACTAATAAATATTCTTTGATCTTCGCACCCATAGTAGGGGTTAATCACCACGAACAGACAATGCTTTTCAGGTGTGCATTTTTAAGTGATGAAACTTGTGAGTCGTTTGAGTGGTTTTTTAAAGAATGGTTGAAAGCGATGCTTAGAGGCCCACCCAAAATGATCATAACCGATCAGGATCCGGCAATGGCAAAAGCAATTGCTTCTACACTTTCAAATACCTATCACAGGTTATGCATTTGGCACATtgtgaataaattttttcaaaaactaggTGCACTTGCATATGTACAACATTATGAGACGTTTAAAAAATGTATATGGAATTCCGAGAACCCGAATGAGTTTGAAGCAAGATGGTTAGAGATTGTGCAAAAAGCACACTTGTCTAGCAATGAATGGTTAAATGACATGTACACAATCTGTGCGAGATGGATTCCTGCCTATACGAAACACATCTTCTCAGCCCATATGACAAGTAGTCAAAGAAGTGAAAGTGATCATGCATTCTTCAAGAGGTACGTGTCTAAGAATAATTCATTGTTGGAGTTTGTGACACGGTTTGATAGGCACTTTCAAATTTACGGCATAATGAATTGGATTTAG